The Devosia sp. MC521 genome segment CAGACCATGAGCTTTACTTTCGTCGATCCCAAATCTCTCGATCACCACGCCCTTGAAGACGGCACAGAGTTTGCGCCGCGCTTTGACGCGCATGGCTTGCTCACCGTGGTGACGGTCGATGACGATACCAAAGACGTCCTCATGGTCGCCTATATGAATGCAGAAACGCTCAGCCTGACCATCGAAACCGGCATTGCGCATTATTACTCGCGCTCCCGTCAGTCGATCTGGAAGAAAGGCGAGACCTCTGGCGAACTTCAGCAGGTCGTTTCGCTTCGCACCGATTGCGATCAAGACTGCATTGTCATGAGCGTTCACCAAACTGGCCGTGGCGCCGCCTGCCACACCGGTCGCAAGACCTGCTTCTATCGGCAGGTAACAGTCGATAATGGCGAAGCCAAACTTGCCGACACCGGTATTCCGCGTCTCTTCGACCCTAAAGCCGTCTACGGGAAATAGTACGGATCCGCCTTGACAGCTCGGCTCCTAAAATCCCTCCACTTGGAAGATTTTAGGAGCGAGGGCCATCAAAGCTATGCTCGA includes the following:
- the hisI gene encoding phosphoribosyl-AMP cyclohydrolase, which codes for MSFTFVDPKSLDHHALEDGTEFAPRFDAHGLLTVVTVDDDTKDVLMVAYMNAETLSLTIETGIAHYYSRSRQSIWKKGETSGELQQVVSLRTDCDQDCIVMSVHQTGRGAACHTGRKTCFYRQVTVDNGEAKLADTGIPRLFDPKAVYGK